The window gctccctgcatggagcctgcttcttcctctgcctgtgtctctgcctctgtgtgtgtgtgtctcatgaataaataaataaaatctttaaaaaaaagaaaagaaaagaaaaagggaggttTACAGATGCTCATTTTCAGGACCCTACAACTGAGCTGTTGAAGAAGGCTTCtatgtcagggcacctggctggctcagttggttgatcttggggttgtgagttcgaatCCCAtgatgggtatagagattacttaaaatctttaaaaagaaaaaaaaaggcttttgtgCCTTAACTCTGCAGGATCTCATGCTGCTTTTTCTTCACCACTAcccctctgttagtgtccccttTCTGCTCTATAAAAGAATTCCCACATGGAATCCTAGGAGGGCATTGCTCCTGGATATAGAGTTGCTAACCAAGAAACTACTCAAAATATTAGTTTCAAAGAAGGATCTTTACGTTATCTATCGCAGGACTGTAATTTTGAGTTTTCCCTCGCTTATACACACCGTCTCTATCACCAATTCTAGGACACGCATTTTTGCTTTTGGCTTTTAGCTCAAAGGATGCGAAGGTGCAACTGTCTTCGGTCATCCTGAATCTGGGTTCATCCAAACCCAGCAGCCTCCACCATGCTGCCTAAGTTTGGCCCCAGGGAGATCAAAGTCATACATCTGTGGGGAAGTTGGTGGCACATCTACCAAAACAGGTCCTGTGGGTCTGTCTCCAAAAACGGTTGGTGATGACATCACCAAGGGAAACGGTGATTGGGAGGGTGTGAGGATTACAGTGAAACTGACCAGAACAGACAGGCCCAGAACAACGTGGTACCTTCTGCCCCTAATTATCAAAGCCCTCAAGGAACCaccaagagagagaagcaggaaaacaTTAAGCACAATGGAAATACCACTTTTGATGAGATAACCAACATTCCCAACATATGCAGCACTGATCTTGAGTCAGAGAACTCTCTGGAACCAATAAAGAGATCCTGAGGGGGtgcccttggtggctcagtcggttaagcatctattttggctcaggtcatgatctcagggtcctaggatctggctacctgctcagcggggagttagcttctctctctgccacccccccccccacgctcTTGCATATGCTCCCGCGTGCTctcgctaataaataaataaataaataataaaaattaaacacagggcagccccagtggcccaggggtttagcgtcaccttcggcccagggtgtaatcctggagacctgggatcaagtctcacattgggttccctgcatggagcctgccccctccccaccccctctctgtgtctgtcatgaataaataaataaaatattaaaaaaaaaaaataaaaacaaagagctCCCGGGGACTCAGgccgcctgactggctcagttggtagaccatAAGACTATGGATCTCGAGATTgtgggttggagccccacattgggcatagaacttacttgaaaaacaattaaaacagggcagcccggtggctcagcagtttagcaccaccttcagcccagggcgtgatcctggagacctgggatcgagtcccacgtcgggttccctgtgtgaagcctgcttctccttctgcctgtgtctctgcctctctctgtctctgtgtctttcatgaataaataaataaaatctttaaataaataagtaaataaaattaaaacaaaacccccaaaacccatGATTATTTCATCTCTTAAAGAAGAGAATGCTGAGGGCCAACACATTGTTATCTACGGTGCACTAATCATCACTACTTTCCTCTGATGGTTTTCAAATGACTGGACAGGAAAGTCATAGCACTGCAATCTGATGTTCAGAAATGTTagggtttttattttccaaacattattttaaaagaacattaaaagCATCAGAAATACAAATCTGGCCTAAAGGTTAACATCAGAAcaattataaaatgtttgaaatacatCACATACTTTGCATCACAGTAAAGCATCAAGAGAACTAATTAATATACCCTGCTAATAATTAGTCATATTCAACtgaattctcattatttttagttCTCAGTTTAGCCCTTATAGAGAAGTTATATGTACCTATCCATAACTCCCTCTATGGATAGACATATATAACTTATGAAGAGATAAGTTACATTTATCTCCGTATCTCCACATAGATGTAGAGATAGATGTGGAGGAGGGCTAAGAATCTAGCCCAACATGTATTTCATGCAATAAATCAGTAATTTCTCGATGAGCACAAAGAGACTGAGTACCTCATATGCGcatgcttccttttctttatacTGTAACTTTTACCTCCCAAAGATGGATCGGGTCGTCTCTAACTCAAAAAGTCGTACAAGAAACCTGTCAGCTTAAGTTTTACgagtaaaaattacttttaaaaaatcttttattgaaTCACACTGGAAATGCCTAGCCAAAAACGAGAAACACACCTTAAAAAGTAGGAAGTATCCTCTTGCTTAATCTTAGTAATTATAAAGCTGTTTGGCTTATTGGAATAAAGAGCCAGCTCTAAATTTTGACAAAAGTCTAACTCCTAATTAGAATTATCTTCAAACGATCTTGGGAGAGGATATTAGATTTCTTAGTTCTTTGTTAAAAAGGGGTAATATACTAACCTATCTCGTGGGAGTGGTAATAAATGAAAACAGTGtcgtattaaaaatataaaagcataattGAAATAGGTTATAGTGACTTCCAAAAATAGCATCCAAttacaaacaagaaaaaatgtgACAGAGGGGGTGTTTTCTCTTCTGCTATAAaatttaatagcaaaaataaaggaagaaaaggagagaaggaagggaaggaaaaattcctAAAaggtgaatttaaaaagaaaagaaaagccatatCTCATAGGAAACCTAGAAACAAAACGGCGGGTCAGTGCTGGAAGGGGGGTGTTGGGCGAGGCTGTGCAGAGCTCCCGCTGCCTTCTCCACACCTGGGGGCACCCTTGTACGGGGGAACAGCCTGGAGAGGGCGCCGTGCGTTGCATACCTTTCTTCCAGAACAACACGGTTCCTTCCAACCTGCAGTAACAGTTCTCCAATACGACCATTCCTAAAGACAGGTTTGGGATCTCGATGCCCATCTTGAGCCTAACAGCTGTAGTTCCAGAGCCGTGGCAAGTTCAAAAGCTAActgtataatgaaaatatttttacataaaaatatgaatttacgGTTGTTATGCTAGGAATCACAGAATTCATCATAAAATTAGTTCCAGGTAAAGAAATCCTTCTAGTTTTCCTTATTGCCCATTACCAAGACTAATGGGAGAGAAATCACACAATTATTTTGAAAGCATCaccttaaaaagttttttttttaccttagtgatatttaaacaaagaccaaaaaatcatttttaaatagttacttGGAAACTCTTTGTCAGGTTGTTAACGAGCCATCCTCGCACAGAAGCGACGCGTAGATGGAAATCCTCTCGATCTCATTCTTAACACCTTCTTAGGCAATAATGAAGATCATGTGACACGCAACAGCAGTCCCGACTGTGACCCATGTCACCAGGCCCTGGCGCAGAGGCCCCGGTTAGTGCCTCTGCTCCCAGAAATCACATTCCTCCACTACAGGAACAGTCCTCTCGACTAGGATCCTTGGGTAAGCTCATTCCAAAatagaataattcatttttagcAAGCAGAaacatacttctttaaaaaaacaaacaaacaaacaaaaaaactatacaGCTAGTTGATTCACACAAAAGAATGATGTCTCTAATAAGAAATGGGagtaatcagggatccctgggtggcgcagcggtttggcgcctgcctttggcccagggcgcgatcctggagacccgggatcgaatcccacgtcgggctcccagtgcatggagcctgcttctccctctgcctgtgtctctgcctctctctctctctctctctctctctgtgactatcataaataaaaaaaaaaaaaaaaaaaggaatgggagtAATCATAATACTTGGTGGACTGTCTGCCGAAAGCAAAGTACCTGTGTCTTGGGTCAAGGGTAACCACAGAGAAAACATTTCTGATTTTCTGCTTTGACAACACGGCATGTATTCAAGTAAACCCGCTACCAAAAAGACTCTCGTATTGGAACAACAATACCCTTCCCACACTTCAGAGGGTCAAAATTCAGAGTtcgattcattaaaaaaaaaaaaaaaaatccgtctCGGTGAAGATCATACCTtcacatggtttaaaaaaaaaaaaaaaaaatccagctccCGCGTCCTTCGAGGACCCCGAGCACCGACGCCCACGGGCACAGCGGGTTCGTCCCCCCAGTAGCTCAGCGCGAGCATCCCCGGCGTCCGGTGAGACGTTTAGGACCAAagtgggggcgcggggcggggaaACCGTCCACTAACAACCCCTTCGCATGGGATCCTCCGACCCTCAGGGACCGCGAGGCAGGTCCACAGATGCTACGGATCCTGCAGACGGAGGAGAATCCGAAGGGCCTGCGGTTGGGCTgacccgggcggggggcggggggcgggggggccgcaCCGGGGCGCTACACGGAGGGCACCGGGATGGGCCCCGCCGCGCCGGGCCCCCGCAGCAGGTCGCCGGCCGCGCGCTGACGCCTGGCGCCGCAGggcgcggccgggccggggcagCGGGGGCCCCGCGGGGCGCCGTCCCCCCGCCGCGGGCCGCCGCCGTAGACGCCGTAGTAGGGCTCCAGGCGCGTGTCGGCCGCGGTGGAGCTGCTCTGGCCGCCGGGCCGCCCCGCCGAGGCCCTGGGGCTCGCCGCGCTCTCCCTGGACTGGCTGGGCCCGCACGCCTGGTCCACGAACTTCTTCTGCGGCTTCGGGGACAGCACGTAGGCCGAGTTGGTCTCGTGGTGGGACGACTTGTTCCGGTTGGTTTCCAGGTTCCCCTTCCCGACGGCGCGGAGCCGGGTCCTGTGCCGGCAGCCGCAGGCGCCCAGGCCGCCGCCCCGCAGGCACGCGAGCACCTTCCGCCTCAGGCCCGCGCTGCCGCGGGAGTAGATGAAAGGGTTTAGCCCGGACTTGAGGAACAGCAGGGCGAAGCCCAGCAGCTCCAGCTGGcggaggccgccgccgccgccgccccgggacAGCGCCCCCCGCGCCAGGGCCGCGCCCAGGGGCACGCAGCACAGCAGGGCCGACAGCACGATGACCACGCAGGTGAGCACCGCCTTGGAGTCCTTGGCCGCGGCCAGGTTgacggcgggcgcgggcggcgggcgcgggcggcgggcggcgggcgcggccggcctggggcagccctggtgccgGTAGAGCGCGGGCtcggccccccgccgccccgggccgcccgcgAAGGGCGGCGGCGCCCGCGAAGCCTCCGCCGCGGCCGCCGGGGGGCGCCGCCGGGCCCGCGCGTTCCTGCGCAGCGTCTGCGCGATGAGGATGTAGGACACGGCGACCACGGCCACGCAGGAGCCGAAGTCCACGGCGTACAGCGACAGCGCGGCCGCGCCCTCCGCCGCCGGCAGGCCCGACAGGGGCAGGCACAGGTGGGCCTTGCTGGCCCGCAGCGCGCCCAGGGCGGCCAGCGTGAAGCTGCTGGCCCAGAGCAGCGCGGCGAGCAGCGCGGCGCCGGGCACCGAGGCGGGGCGGCTGGGCTGCCGGCCCAGCACCATGCGCAGCCGGTGCAGCGCGATCGCCGCCACCGTCTTCAGGGACATGATGACGAAGCCCGAGCTGGTGGCGTGGAAGGCGAAGCAGAAGGCGTCCGGGAGGCCCCGCGCCGAGCGGAAGAGCGCGAAGGCGAACATGGGCGCCGTCACCCCGCAGATGAACAGGTCGCAGAAGGACAGGTTCAGGACCATGAAATCGAAGTTGGTTCGGAACTTGCGGAAGGCCGGGTCGAAGAAGGACAGGAAGACGATGAGGTTGCCGTAGGACCCCAGGCAGAAGACGACGGCCAGGAGCAGCGTGCAGGTGACCAGAGTGGCCGTGTGGACCAGGTCCTGGGGGccgccctgggggcggggcccgcgcaGCAGCGTGCCGTTGGGAGCCTCCTCCAGGGGCTCCGTGTCGTTCATCctcggggagcggggagcggcgCCGGCCTCTGCGGCTCGGGCTCGGCTCGGGGTCAGGGCCCCGGCTCACGGCCCGGCGGGGGGCACGCTCCAAGGCCTGCGCGGAGAAGGCACACCCGACACACACAGCAGTTAATGCACAAAGCGGAGCCAGCTCATGctggtttgttgttgttattattattattattaattattattattattattttttctttttttacaaaagtacTCAAATTTTCTTTAGCTCCGGCCCCAGGCCTTCTCGACTGGAAGCCCAACAGGGGACGAGACACAAACACCTCAAAATGCGTCCCTCCGGCTAATTCCAGGTTccgtgggcagcccgggtggcgcagcggtttagcgccaccttccgcccggggcgtgatcctggggacctgggatcgagtcccacgtcaggctccctgcatggagcctgcttctccctccgcctgtgtctctgcctctctctctctctctctctctctcatgaaaaaataaataaaatcttttagggatccctgggtggcgcagcggtttggcgtctgcctttggcccagggcgcgatcctggagacccgggatcgaatcccacatcgggctcccggtgcatggagcctgcttctccctctgcctgtgtctctgcctctctctctctctctctgtgagactatcataaataaataaaaataataaaaaatcttttaaaaaatattatttccaagtTCCGTGGCACAGTGGTTTTCCAAATGGTTTAAGCATCACCTGGAgagggagtttaaaaaaaaaaaaaaaaaaaaaggcagattccTGGTCTCCCACCCCCCGGGGGTTTCTAATTGAAGGGAATGCAAATGTTCCTTTTAGGAGCACTCGGGGGTGGCTAGCTGGAGATCTGAAGATATAACCTGTCCCCCAAGGAGATCACAATCTACTCGCAGTCTAATGTCATGAATCAGGGGGCAGCAGGGCGCTGTGGAAGTGAGAGAAGGGGAACCTAGTCCAGCCTgggctggaggcccagggaggctgaggggaATGGTGGTGAGGGGGAGCTAGTTGCGGGgtgggccagggcagggcctgcgGAGGACAGGCGGGGAGGGCCACCTTGAGTAGGTCTTACTGCTTATGCTTCAGATGCAAGCCCAAGGGCGgggccatctgggtggcccagttgggtaattgtctaccttcagctcaggtcatgatctcaggttcctgggatggagccccacatccggtttccagagtctgcttctgcttctccctctgcccctccccttgttcctgcttgttctctctctcaaatgaatacataaaaatcttcaaaaaaaaaaaaaaaaaaagatagaagccAGAGGGTATAGCTGACTATACTGTGACCCCTATTAGAACAAATCACTAACCTTCTATTTCTTTCCCTAGGAACAAgcctttattttccattatttatcatttcttctccctgcctgtAATACCTTGGCCAACTCCCTACCTTCCtttggcagaaaaaaacaaaaaactttgtgCAGGACtacatttgaaaggaaaaaaatgaacgtGCTGACAGGTGTCAATTATATTGGAGATTTACAAGGTGCCAAGCACCCGTCTGTTGACTCTAAAGTGCTGTACAAAGGTGAGTTATTATTCCAACAGCAATATCGTCATGATGAAGCAGGAGGCGTCCATTCACTCAGTTTACACTGATCATGTGCACACGCATGCCAGCTCTATGCTAGGTGCTGTGggtagaaagaggaggaagacctaccctcttctttaaaagaataacttctttttcttcttgctatTTCCTTAAACTTCTCTTTTCAATGAGATTTAAAGTACACTCACAAATCTTCTGTTGTTCCAAATCCCCAAGCCCTGTGTGGCCTGGTGCCCACTCTGCTCTGAAAGATGCTTCCTGTGGGACAGCTTAAAATGGTTCCTTGGAGATGCTGCAATGCTCTTGACAACTCAAAGGTATTGCTTTCATCCAGCCTTTTAGGAATAAGCAATGGCACCAGGGAGGTCCAGGAGTGATGTGCCAAATATTTAACCACCAGCTCCAACTGGGTCCCAGAGGCCTCCAGCTGCGCCAGGGGTTAACCCTTCAGATGCTGGATCATggggcacagaggaagagggaaccAGACCCATGAAGGATTACTAGGCGCTCTGAGCAGCAGCCATGAAGCACCCGATCCAGAAGTCTCTCAGCATTCAGGAGCAGGTATGGCTAATGCCAGTGAGTATCAGTCGAATTTCAGTCCTCGGAAGGCCCATATATGTAATGCATATTCTTCATGAAGGAAGAAGAtggggggatccccgggtggtgcagcggtttggcccaggacgcgatcctggagacccaggatcgaatcccacatcaggctcccggtgcatggagcctgcttctccctctgcctgtgtctctgcttctctctctctctctgtgactatcataaataaaataaaaataaaaattaaaaaatttaaaaaaaaaaaaggaagaagatggcctctttttttattctcaatGGTCAAATAGTGCAGATCACAACAATATGATGAATTTCTCCACTGGCAAGGGAGACCAGCCTTATAGAAGTTCTGtgagaggaaaaatataaatcttgACCTCTTGTCTCTtgattagaataaaaaaataagggacacctgggtggctcagcggttgagcatctgcctttggctcagggcgtgatctcagtcttgggatggagtcccacgttgggctccctgcatggagcctgcttctcccactgcctgggtttctgcctgcctctctctctgtgtctctcatgaatgaatagataaaatctttaaaaaaaaaaaaaagaatcaaaataataACGGATAGCTTACTGTTTTCACTTAAAGGCCATGTGCCTGTTTCTGAACTGTTTTTGACAGCTacgtaataaaaaaaagataaccttTTACTGTTGGTTTTTTCATGGTTAGCTGGGGGATTGGAATTAGCTGATGAAAAGAGAAGTAGCAAAGAGAACTCAATTtgagaaggcaggaaggcagagaggTGATGCTGTTGTTTCTAGCAAATCCCCTGCCCTAGAAGTTTCCTCTTTGGAAGCAGGGACATGAACAGGGTGAAGGCGGAAGCAGGCATCTGGTTTGGGGAAATTAGAAGAATGAAGCATCTGGACATGATGCTAAGAGAAATATCGAGTAGGTGGATAGTAATCAAGAGGTGGGGTGGGAAATTACAGAGACCCCAGGCtaggagatatttgcaaacggAATTGTCAAGGGGAAGATGGGATGATGCGGCACCAACATCTGTCAAGAATAAGAggcaggaggggcacctggcggactcagatggttaagtgtctgcctttgacttaggtcatgatctccaggtcttgggatcgagccccagagccccatgttgggctcctccctcagtggggagtcttcttcttcctctctccctacttgtgctccatctctctcaaataaacttaaaaaaaaaaaatcttgggcagccccggtggcttaggggtttagcacctctgtcagcctggggtgtgatcctggggacctgggatcgagtcccgcatcgggctccctgcatggagcctgcttctccctctgcctgtgtctctgcctctctctgtatctctcatgaataaataaataaaatcttaaaaaaaataaatctaaaaaattttaaaaagtttttaaaaagaataagaggtaggaggaaaaaaaggatttgGAGGAGTTGAGGACCAACTTCTACTTTCagcacagaaataattttttccatatatttaaaaattttcagactttttaaaaaagagaaccctAGGTCAGGAATATTatacaggggaaaaaaggaatattatacAGGAACAGTATATTAACTTTGTTGAGTGCTTATGACATGCCAGGGACTGTTTGCAATACTCCAAGCTCTTAACTCCTTGAATCCTCACAACCCTGACACGGTGTaagttatccccattttacagataaggaaatgcaGTTGGAGAGAGCGCTCCCGACTTAAAGCGGTAGGGCGCGGATTTGAAGCAGGTGGTCTCTACAGCTGACACTCGTCACCAACAACCCAAAATAACAACAGAGAGATTGAGGGCGGCCTGCAGGCCAGAAGATAGTCACAGCAGCCCCCACGTACTGGGTGGTGAGCATTCATACCAGAAGCTTTACATAAGCTCTCAAAGCTTGACAAAGCTCTCATGTTCAGTATATAACCCCAGGAAGTAGGTATCACAATCCCTTCCCAATTTTAAGTTCCTGGAACCCAAAATAtgagcacatacacacacacacctctatgTACCTTTCTGGTAAGGCTGATAACTATGGTTCTGGCTGTAGTAAACATAAATCATTCCTACTGGGataattaggggaaaaaaaggaatgaaaggctgggaagaaaaggaaaagcaggggcagccccggggcgctcagtggttcagcgctacctttggcccagggcctgatcctggagatccaggatcgagtcccatgtcgggttcccggcatggagcctgcttctccctctgcctctctctatgtctctcataaataaataaaatcttaaaaaaaaaaaaaaaaaaggaaaagctgaacaCAGAACAGAAATCAAGGTTTTGGCAAAGAAACTTTAAgagcaaagaaggaaatgaaggaaaagtaAACCCCCTTCTAGGACTTTTAAGAACGAGGAGGCTGAGATCACAATCTGGAACAAAGTTTTGACAGTAGCGCTATAAAGCTCAGTGACTGAGGGGTCAGGGGGTACATGAGATGGGGGGCAGGAATAACTGTTTGATACTCCTAAATAGTGGGTACAGATCACCAACGTTCTTCGCATGCAAGCCTGCTCTTTATATGCGGCACCCTAAGTAGGCGATTAAAGTCATAAAGTCAGAAAAATTGTAAGGTGGCTCCACCGGAGCAGGGAGGTCAGCCTCACTAAGGCTGAACGAAGTGGCAGCCGCGCGCATCTTGTTACAACCGAGGAGGAAGGATCCTGGAGTAACCAGCAGGCAAGGGACCGTACATGGAGACTTGTGCACAGTGGCAAAGGCAAGGACTTGTCATCAGGCTGTGCGAGGCGCCTGCGACCCTCCAGCGTGCTCCTTGGTACCCCAGTACATCCCGAAGCACCCTGGCCGAGCCTTTGCAAGTCAGCTCCAGGCTTCGATTCCTCCgactcatcccccccccccccccagtgggcCTTAAATTCCTCCAGGACAGGCGTTTGCACGGTctaacggggggggggggggggcaggctccGTACTATTTTCTCCCGGCGGGCGCGGTGGTGTCAGGGGCCCCGCAGGGAGGTCCCatgactcgcccaaggtcactAAGCTTCGCGCCGGCTTGGTCAGCCCGAGCCCAGCGCCTTGTCCCCAGctggggcggggagcggggcagCTGGCTCCGTGCGGCTGCggaggggccccggggaggggagctggaccccagccgggcaccccccccccgccgggcTGCGGAAGGTCAGGCCGCCCAGGGCCTAGGCGGGCGGGGGCCCGTCGGCGAAGCGGCCGAGGGctggcggggccgggggcgcgggcggcccccCGAGAGCGCGGCGGTCCGGCCAGGCCGGGGcgggccccccccgcccccccgccccccccgcaggCCGCGCCGGGGCAGCAGGTGCGCGGCCCGGGCCTGGAGCAGCAGCAGCgcagccgccgcccgcccggccctcccgcccccgcggggcgccccccgccgcccgccgcctctCACCTGCCCGGCGGCCGCGGCGCCGCCCCCCTCCGGCGTCTCGCGGCCCGGACCCCCgctccgcccgccgcccgggcatcctcgccgccgccgccgccgccgcgcatCCCGGAGCCGCCGAGCCGGGCCGCCGAGGCGCAGGCACCGAGACGCCGAGGGCGCCGCCCCCTGCGCCGGACACTCGCGCCTCGCGGGGCCCCCGGAGCCCGGGCCGCTGGCGccgcggggcctggcggggggcggggcggggaccccgggggcggcgggcgcccGCGGCCTCGAGACCCGGCTCGCAGGCAAGTCGTTGTAACAGAATTAGGGCGCATCCGTCTTTACTGTGAATCAGGGAACCACGCATCTgcctcctcctccgccgcccCAAAGCCCCGAGGTcacggggggcgcgggggggggcggaggggaggcgCTGCCAGGAAACCAAGTGCCACTAAAGGAGGCCCAGcccgcaggtgcaggtgcaggtgcaggtgcaggtgcgccAACCGCCgcgggcagggccgggccggggagggcaggggaggagagggcagggccggggaggggagggcagggccggggagggcggggcagggCCAGGCGACCGCAGGGCAGGGGCGCCGCGTCGACCGCAGAACCCGAAAGGCAGTGCGCTGTGTACGCAGCTAATTTTGGCCAAGCAGGAACACAGAAAACGACTGTCCCCTCGTTCTTAATTATGTCCACAACGTGCCCAAAAGGAACTGGTGGCTTAATTTGAGTCTCAAAGCCATAAGCAACGTTCCTAAGTGTGTTTCCTATTGTGGGCACAAAGCCGACCAGTTAAACCTCGTGGCCCCGACCTGGGA is drawn from Canis lupus baileyi chromosome 11, mCanLup2.hap1, whole genome shotgun sequence and contains these coding sequences:
- the GPR75 gene encoding probable G-protein coupled receptor 75 encodes the protein MNDTEPLEEAPNGTLLRGPRPQGGPQDLVHTATLVTCTLLLAVVFCLGSYGNLIVFLSFFDPAFRKFRTNFDFMVLNLSFCDLFICGVTAPMFAFALFRSARGLPDAFCFAFHATSSGFVIMSLKTVAAIALHRLRMVLGRQPSRPASVPGAALLAALLWASSFTLAALGALRASKAHLCLPLSGLPAAEGAAALSLYAVDFGSCVAVVAVSYILIAQTLRRNARARRRPPAAAAEASRAPPPFAGGPGRRGAEPALYRHQGCPRPAAPAARRPRPPPAPAVNLAAAKDSKAVLTCVVIVLSALLCCVPLGAALARGALSRGGGGGGLRQLELLGFALLFLKSGLNPFIYSRGSAGLRRKVLACLRGGGLGACGCRHRTRLRAVGKGNLETNRNKSSHHETNSAYVLSPKPQKKFVDQACGPSQSRESAASPRASAGRPGGQSSSTAADTRLEPYYGVYGGGPRRGDGAPRGPRCPGPAAPCGARRQRAAGDLLRGPGAAGPIPVPSV